The following is a genomic window from Hydrogenobaculum sp. Y04AAS1.
CCTTCCAAATATTTTGTAAGATCAACCACAACCCCGTAAAATCTCACTTCTATATTTTCTTCATCTCTTTTAACAATAGACTTACACACCAATACATCATCAAGCTGTACAAAAGAGCTTTCATCTAAAAGCACATCAAAAGACAAAGGAGAAGCCGTCTTCACTACTATTCCAACTGGTTTATTGGACAAGTTATCCAAGCTTTTATCGGCTTTCATAGGAATATATTATAATAGATTTTATGAAGTACAAAGAATATTTGGAAGCAAAGGGATTGCCAGATACGGAAGAATCAAAAAACAAATACTTCGAAGAGTATGGAAACCAGCTTCATAAATTTTTATATAGAGATTTTTTAGAGAGAGCAAAAGGGCTTTTAAAAGAAAGATATGAAATTTTTCTACAAAAAAGAAGAGAACTTGGAGAGCATGATTTAAAGGTATTAAATATACTTGGCCTCATCACATTTCAAGAACAAGTTAAACTTTTTATAGAGATAGCTTCATACTATGCGCTTGAGCCAGAAGATGGTTATAATGTAAACTTTACTATAAAAAGCATAGAAGCGGATAGAATAATAGCTGACGAGGGTATAATAACCTATATCCCAATATATACTAAAGACAAGAAAAATTATCTTGTTTCTATATCAAAATTTGAGGCTATAAAAAGGGATTACGCAGCTATATCTCAAGAATCACAATTTATCACAGATTTTAAGGATATAGTAAAAGTAGCCCTTGCTAAAAATGCTTCAGACCTTCACATAAAACCAAAAGACAACTTTTACTATGTATTTTTCAGGATAAACAAAGATTTTGTAATGATGCCAAATATGACTATGCCAAAATCTCAAGGTATTCAGCTTGTTAGAAGCTTAAAAACCCAAGCTTCAAGATATACAAAAGGCTCCTTTAACCCATCCATATCTTCCCAAGTTCAAGACGCTCGTATTTCTTACGAAGATCTATCCACCGATGTTAGGCTTGTGTTTGCCCCAATGCCAAATCTAGAAGACGAGATGGTGGTAGGAAGATTGCTAAGGAAAAGGGGCATCCAAGGTAATCTTTCGAGGCTCGGATATCTTGAAAACGACATAGCAATTCTACAAGATGCCATAAGCAGAAAAGGTGGGCTTTTTGTCATAAGCGGCATCACAAACTCCGGTAAAAGCATGGCTATAGCTAGCATGCTATCTACAGTACAAGATAAGAATGTGCTCACAGTAGAAGACCCTGTTGAATACCAGATTATAAACAAAAATATAACGCAGTTTCAAATATTTGAAGCTCAAGTGGAAGAATTAAAATCAACGTTTGTAGATTTTACAAAAGCCTTCAAAAGAGCGGACCCAGACATAGTTTTTGTAGGCGAGTGGAGAAACGAACAAGAACTTTCAAAGGCTATAGAAGAGCTAGCTTTTGCAGGTCAGCTTGTTTTTACCACGCTTCATATAAATTCCGCCTTTGTATTTTACGACGCCGTTAGCTCAATATTTCACGTAGATTACGAAAGCTCCGTAAGAATGCTTATACTCAGCCTAAACCAGGTTTTAGTCAAAAGCGTTTGTCCTCATTGTGCTATAGAGATGCCTATAAAAGATGCATCACGGACAATCTCTGATATAACGCTAAAGACACTCCCATATATCAACAAAGATGAATTTAGAGATTTTATAAACCAAGATTTCCCAATAAAAGTAAGAAACGAAGCCGGCTGTCCAAAATGCGGCTTTACAGGATATGCAGGTCTTACGCCGATATACGAATACATGTATCCAGACGTAAACACAAAAGAATGGATAAGAAAAGACAGACCGTCTTCTTATGAAATAGAAGACCATATAAGAAGAGAGCGTCTTGGTAAAAACAAATTAGATGTATACATGGAAAAGCTAAAAACTGGTATAGTAGAGTTAAGCCCACCAGTTTTAAATGCTTTGAGATAGTAAGATGTCATGAGTGTTATAGTAAAAGTATCAAAAGAACTTTACATAGAAGACTTGAAGAAAACTTTTTTTCCAAACAAACTATATGTTTTGCCAAAAGATGTTTACGAATCTTACATAAAATCTGGAATACCTATAGCCTATGTAGATAGCCTAAAGACTGTATTTGATAAAACTAACGATTTTAACAATAAAAAAATCTTAATACTAACAATGCAAGCTCTTGGCGATGGGCTTATGTTGACACCATTTTTAAGATTTTTAAAAGAAAATTTTCAAAATATTTATATTGCCTTTGAAGCAAAAGAACACTTTAACCTTTTAAAAGACTGCCCTTATGTAGACGAATTTGTATACTCCCCTATTGAGTTTTCTTTTGTTAAAAGCTTTGATATTGTATTAGACCTTTATATGCTTGTGGGCTCTCCTATGTTTGATTTAAATTTAGTAGCCTCTTATTATTTCAAACTCTTTGGCTTTAAGATACCACCAACCAAAGAAAAGCTTATACCTTATGTATACATAGATGAAGAGATAGATAAAGAGATTAGAAAACTTTTTGATGATTATAGAAATATATATAAAAAACCTATTTTAGGTTTTCATTTTTCCGCTTCATCACCTCATCGCATGCCTCCTGTAGATATATTTTGCGAGGCTATAGACCCGTTGCAAAACGATTTTACAATAGTATATTCTTACCCTTCTCAGCATAAAGATTATGCAAAAGAAATACCAAGCTATTTACCAAAAGCCATAGATATATCACCTCACATAAAAAGCGTGCTACATTTGCCTTCTTATGTAAAAAATCTTGACTTTCTTATATCAGTAGAAACAGTAATGCCTCATATAGCTGCTGCTGTGGGCACTCCTACCCTTGTGGTGCTTGGACCAGGCAGTTTTAAAAATATATACGATTATGGAATAAACTTCATAAAAGCCTTAGAAATGAATTATAAGGGACAAGTTTGCTCAAGTCCATGTCAGCTTCACATATCTATAAAATGTCCAGAAGCTGTTGTAAAACAAACCAACCTTTCTCCCTGTTTCTCAAATTTAAACTCTTTTTCTCTTACAAATAAGTTTTTAGAGCTTTTAAAAGCTACAAACAAAAAAGATTTACTAAAACAAATAGAACCCAAAATAACAACAGAAGAAAATATTAATAAAGTTATCTTTAGGCTAATATCTACATTACCTGTTAGCTTTTTTTATGAAGAGGGGCTTCCTTTTATTTCAGGTATTCCTTACCTAAAAAGTATAATGAGCTTTGTAATAAATTCCTTATTTGTTAAATCCCTCAATTGGAAAGATTTCACACCGATTTTGATAGTAAGAGGATTTGAAAGCATTGGAGCTTCACTGTTTGTAAAAGAGCTTTGGAAAGATAGGGATTATCTTATATATGTGGAAAATGAACACTACAAAAAGATATTACATTATCTTGATATAGACTCAAATATCCTCGACTACAAAACTCTTCACATACCTCATCAAGCTCTTGTAATAGATTTATCGCTATCTTCTGAAGAACCCTTTGACTACAAAAAGCATATTGATAAATTATCAAAAAAACTAAAAGAAGATACTGTTTTCTTTTCTTTTATATTCAACAAAGACAGATTAAAAAACACCATGCAAAAAGGACAAGATGTCTACCAACCTCCTTTTGATAATTATATAAAAGACATATCTTATCAGGAACTATTGGATTTTAAAAATTATTACATAAACTATATTTCTATAAATCCTGCGGATTTTACAAACACTTTTGGAGATTACTCTATATTTAAAGAAATATCTCCACACAATCAAGCTTTTAGACTTTTAACAAAAAATGACAATCTCTACAAAAGTTATTGCCAAATATTTGCTATATCAAACTTAGAACACGAGGATAACTACGAAGATATTACAAGACTTTACTCTTTTATTGAAAAAACG
Proteins encoded in this region:
- a CDS encoding ATPase, T2SS/T4P/T4SS family; the encoded protein is MKYKEYLEAKGLPDTEESKNKYFEEYGNQLHKFLYRDFLERAKGLLKERYEIFLQKRRELGEHDLKVLNILGLITFQEQVKLFIEIASYYALEPEDGYNVNFTIKSIEADRIIADEGIITYIPIYTKDKKNYLVSISKFEAIKRDYAAISQESQFITDFKDIVKVALAKNASDLHIKPKDNFYYVFFRINKDFVMMPNMTMPKSQGIQLVRSLKTQASRYTKGSFNPSISSQVQDARISYEDLSTDVRLVFAPMPNLEDEMVVGRLLRKRGIQGNLSRLGYLENDIAILQDAISRKGGLFVISGITNSGKSMAIASMLSTVQDKNVLTVEDPVEYQIINKNITQFQIFEAQVEELKSTFVDFTKAFKRADPDIVFVGEWRNEQELSKAIEELAFAGQLVFTTLHINSAFVFYDAVSSIFHVDYESSVRMLILSLNQVLVKSVCPHCAIEMPIKDASRTISDITLKTLPYINKDEFRDFINQDFPIKVRNEAGCPKCGFTGYAGLTPIYEYMYPDVNTKEWIRKDRPSSYEIEDHIRRERLGKNKLDVYMEKLKTGIVELSPPVLNALR
- a CDS encoding glycosyltransferase family 9 protein, with amino-acid sequence MSVIVKVSKELYIEDLKKTFFPNKLYVLPKDVYESYIKSGIPIAYVDSLKTVFDKTNDFNNKKILILTMQALGDGLMLTPFLRFLKENFQNIYIAFEAKEHFNLLKDCPYVDEFVYSPIEFSFVKSFDIVLDLYMLVGSPMFDLNLVASYYFKLFGFKIPPTKEKLIPYVYIDEEIDKEIRKLFDDYRNIYKKPILGFHFSASSPHRMPPVDIFCEAIDPLQNDFTIVYSYPSQHKDYAKEIPSYLPKAIDISPHIKSVLHLPSYVKNLDFLISVETVMPHIAAAVGTPTLVVLGPGSFKNIYDYGINFIKALEMNYKGQVCSSPCQLHISIKCPEAVVKQTNLSPCFSNLNSFSLTNKFLELLKATNKKDLLKQIEPKITTEENINKVIFRLISTLPVSFFYEEGLPFISGIPYLKSIMSFVINSLFVKSLNWKDFTPILIVRGFESIGASLFVKELWKDRDYLIYVENEHYKKILHYLDIDSNILDYKTLHIPHQALVIDLSLSSEEPFDYKKHIDKLSKKLKEDTVFFSFIFNKDRLKNTMQKGQDVYQPPFDNYIKDISYQELLDFKNYYINYISINPADFTNTFGDYSIFKEISPHNQAFRLLTKNDNLYKSYCQIFAISNLEHEDNYEDITRLYSFIEKTHLKAEYSAYTNVSNDNIKTLCFLDKGLSKYIKDHIKTYFENTLTIKMPIFDKNIVEKYIEKYTDIENIWFLGDNFIDYFKQDLNFLKNMLFGPYLNILIDKNPFLDENYLNTFVSFLRDFPNINFYTTHKGVYDILSKKHQNLKYFEISLNDIEPSGIEDKKTIDILIVSSSNFIKNIKHSSELDTEEFYSSYINGFSKNLQRTVLDFIKEKLGKRDLYYEDKVFLDFYKDIVNNSASLNYFIAQEVKNMASKFTKNIIHIGNLNFLKPTSLKELAFEHLKSSRYLPDILIAKEDFDFMIKSSKLIVYLDGLENFQKIPYFCLKASKSGITCITKYQKFLEDMKIPNIILPKNIEELLRIIANLFNH